TCGTCGTCGTCCATCGGGAACCAGTTCTCCGGCGCCTCGGCCACGCCGTCGAGCGAGACCAGTTCGTAGAGCACGACCTTGCGCATCACGTCTTCCCTTCCGTCATGGGTGAAGACGCGCGTGGTCACGAAAAATCATCGGCGCGGGGCATACCGGTTCTTCCGGCCCAGCCAGACGAAAAAGACCCGGTCCAGGCCACCCTGACGGGCCTGGACCGGGTGGTTCACCGGAGAGTCAGCTCACCAGCAGGTCGAACTTCTCCGCCTGGCCGCGCTCGGTGGTGTCGGAGAGCAGCCGGCTCGTGCCGCTCTGGACCCGCACGTACTCGTGGTCGACGTCGGCCTGGAGACTGACCGATCCGTCGTCGTTGCGCAGCACCGCGAACTTCTCCCAGGGGCCGAGCGCGGTGCGGTTGGCGATCAGCGGCTCGGCGCCGGAGTTCTCGGCCGTGACCAGGCTGTCGTTGGCCTGGGCGCGCAGGGCGACCAGGCCCTCGCCGGCGTCTTCGACGTCGAACTTCTCCCACACCCCGGCCGAGGTGATGGTGGCGACCAGCGCGGTCTTGCCGTTCGGGTCGGCCTGCACCCACTTGCCGGTGGTGCGCGAGCGCAGCGCGATCGTGTCACCCTCGGCCGGCAACGGCGAGGAGGCGCTCTGGTGGCTGATGCCCAGCAGGAAGTTCAGTGACGTCTGCTGGAAGTCGGACTGCACGGTGCCGCCCTGCACGGTGTCGGACAGGAAACCGGCCGGCTCGGGGTTGGTGCCGTCGCAGGTGCCGTTCGGGATGCCGACGTGGGTGGACCGGTCGGTGTTGCCGGTGATCGTGAAGTCCTTGACCCCGTTGACCGCGTAGCCGTAGCCCATGGTCGAGCCTTCGAGCGTGTTGTCGGTGACCGTGCCGCCGGTGACGACGGTGTCGGTGCACGACCACACGCCAGGGCCCATGGCCAGACCGATCTTGACCAGTGCACCGTCGGCGCGGATGGTGTTGCGCGAGACCACGGTGCCTTCGTAATTGCCGTCCATCGGGCCGTAATCGACCATGTTGATCCCGCCGAGCAGAGTGCGGTTCTGCGCGACGATCGTGTTGTCGGTGATCTGCGAACCGGGTGCGCCGAACACGACGACGGCACCGTCCGTGGCATCGGTGATCGTGTTGTTCCGCACCGTGCTGGTGCCGCAGGCCAGCGAGATGCCGTCGGCCCAGCCGTCCGGTGTTCCGGAGGGCCCGACCTGGTTCCCGGTCACCGTGGCACCCTGACAACCGGGGACGCCGCTGCGCACGACTCCCTCGGCCAGGTGCAGTGCCGACCAGCCGCGCGGCTCGTAGAAGTGGTTGTTCTCGACCACCAGACCGGTCACGTCACCGCCGATCTCGAGCAGGCCGCTGCCGCCCTCGATCCGGCCCAGGGCCGGCCGGTTGCCGTCGACCTGGATGCTGCGCACGGCGATGCCGGAACGCCCACCGCCCTCGATCGCGGTGGCCTGGCCGGCACCGGTGACCCGCAGAACGGCGCGGGTGTCGCCGGTGGGCCGCCCGACGGTCTGGATCGCCTGGTTCGCGGCCGAGAACCTGATCGGCGTGGTCAGCTCGAAGACGGCGGAGGCGCACAGCTCGGCCACCGCGCCCTCTCCGGACAGCGCGTCCTGGATGTCCTGCCCGGTGCCGGAGGCGATGCAGTCCTCGGGGTTCGCGGCGCTGGCCACGGTCTGCCCGGCCAGGGCGAGCAGGGCGGCCGCGGCGACCGTGGCGGCGACCGCCTTGGGAGTGGTGAGCACGGGAAGTCCTTCGCTGAGACGTCTGAACGCCCTTCAAGCTAGGCACTTCCTCGGTACCTCCTGCAAAAGCACCGCAAAGGAATTGCTAAGAGCCATTTTTCGGCGTTGTTTTTCCAAAACGTTGCTCTGGTTGAGGATTCGCAACGTACCCAGCGCAGATCCGGTTCAGTGGCGCCCGCCACACTTTGCCGGGCGCCACCGCTGCTCCAGTTGCCTCAGTTGCCCACGCCGAGGTTCGCCATGAAGGCCGACGGGTAGCGGTCGCCCCGGGCCGATCCGGCCGGCACCGCCCGCTCGATCAGGGCCAGCTCGTCGGCGGTGAGTTCCAGCTGCGCGGCCGGCAGGGCCTCGGCCAGCCGGGTGCGGGTGCGGGCACCCACCAACGGCACCACGGCCGGGTCCTGCGCCGCCACCCAGGCGATGGCCAGCTGGGCCACCGTGCAGTCCCGGGCGGCCGCGATCTTCCGCAGCTCCTCCACCAGGGCCAGGTTGTGCTCCACGTTGTCCGCGGCGAAGCGCGGGCTGAGCGCACGGTGGTCGCTGTCGGCCGGGCGGGTGGTGCGCTCCGTCGTCCAGTGCCCGGAGATCAGGCCCCGGCTCAGCACGCCGTAGGCGGTCAGGCCGATGCCCAGTTCGCGCAGGGTGGGCAGGACTTCTGTCTCCACCGCCCGGGAGATCAGCGAGTACTCGATCTGGAGGTCGCTGATCGGGTGGACGGCGTGGGCCCGGCGGATCGTCTCCGCGTTCATCTCCGACAGGCCGACATACCTCACCAGGCCGGCCTCGACGAGCTCCTTGATCGCGCCCACCGTCTCCTCGATCGGCACCGCCGGGTCGAGGCGAGCCGGACGGTAGATGTCGACGTGATCCGTGCCCAGCCGGGTCAGCGAGTAGGTCAGGTTGCTCCGGATCGCCTCCGGCCGGGCGTCGTTGCCGCCCGGCATGCCACCCGGTCGCAGCAGCAGGCCGGTCTTCACGCTGAGCAGGTAGCTGTCCCGCGGCCGGTCGCGCAGGGCCTCGGCCAGCAGCAGTTCGTTGTGCCCGGCGGCGTAGAAGTCCCCGGTGTCGATGAGCGTGACGCCGGCGTCGAGGGCGGCGTGCACCGTGGCGATGCTCTCGCCGCGGTCGGCCACACCGTAGGCGCCGGACATGCCCATCGCGCCCAGGCCCAGCGCGGAGACCGTGGGGCCGTTCTTGCCCAGGATGCGTGTCTGCATGGTGTTGCTCCTCGTCGTCCACAGGTGTTCGCCCTTGCACCGACAACGGTGCGCCCCGCGGGGACGGAACGGGAGAGGAGCGTTCATCGTGGGAGGGCCTCTCCCTGGATGCCGGGGGCGGACGGTTGCACGATGGTGCGGTGGAACGTGAGCAGCTCGCCGATTTTCTGCGCCGTCGCCGCGAGGCGATCCGACCGGGTGAGGTGGGCCTGGCCGACGGCCCACGGCGCCGCACCGCAGGACTGCGACGTGAGGAGGTCGCGCAGCTGGCCGGGATGTCGGTCGACTACATCGTCCGGCTGGAACAGGGACGCAGCAGCCAGCCCTCGACCCAGCTGCTGGCTTCGCTGGCCCGGGCCCTGCGCCTGACCGACGACGAGACCAGCCACCTGTTCCATCTGGCCGGGCATCAGCCTCCGCCGTCCGAGGGCGTGGCCCAGCTGGCCCGGGCCGGGCTGGTGCGCCTGCTCCACCTGCTTGAGGGCGCCTCCGGCATGGTGATCTCCGACCTCGGCCAGGTGCTCGCCCAGAACCGGACGTCGCTGCTGCTCAGCGGCAATCACATGGACCTGGCCGGTGACCGGCGCTACCTGCTCTGGCGCTGGTTCACCGAGCCCGGCAACCGCGGGACCCATCCGCGCGAGAATCAGGAACACCACAGCCGTCAGCTGGTCGCCGACCTGCGGGCGACCTTCGGCCGGCGCCCGGGCGACCCCGAGGTCACCGGCCTGGTGCAGCGTCTTGCGGCCCGCAGCAGCGATTTTCGCCGCCTCTGGGACGAGCACGAGGTGGCGGTGCGCCGCGCCGACCGCAAGACCCTGCTGCACCCGCGGGTCGGGCCCCTGTTGATGGACTGCGAGACCCTGGTGACTCCCGACCTGCGGCAGCAGCTGCTGGTTCTGACCCCGGCGGACGATGAGTCCCGGGAGCGGATGGATCTGCTGAGGGTGCTGGGGGTCGAGGAATTCCCCTCCGGGCTGCCCACTTCCAGGCGGTAGCGCCGGCGTGTTGTGTGAGCGATCACAGTGAGGTTTCGGAGCCCTCACCGCCCTCACCGCCCGGACCGCCACGACCCGTCCGAGCTCGTGCCGACCGACAAACGGTGAGCGCCCCGGAGGCTAGGCCTCCGGGGCGCTCGATCTGCGAATCCCCACATGCTCTAGGGATGTCCGCAGGGACAATCTTCGGTCTTTCCAGCGTTTCCGCTGGTCAGACGGAGTGGGCCTAAGTGGACTTGAACCACTGACCTCTTCCTTATCAGGGCGTCGCTCGCCTGCATCGGTAGCGTCAACGCCGCTCTCACCTTGTGCTTTGCGAGCTTGGACGATGATCGTTCGCCGGGGCCTGCCCTCTATCCCCCGGATCTACCCCTGTCTCCTAGGGCCGTCCTAGGGCCAGTTGTAGGGCCAGAAATGACGTCACCGCCATGCCTCCGCACGGCGGACGGGGCTGGCATGAGGCTCTCGCAGAACTCCCCACTCAGCAGCGCTGAGCGGATAGTTCAAACGCGCTCCGCCTGAGACGGTCCGTCGCCAGCGCCTTCCGCAAGATCGCGACGGGCCTTACGAGCGGCGATAGAAGCGTTGAGTGCGCGGATCTTTTCGATGTGCCGCTTCTCGGTAACGATGATCTTGTTGCCGACGACGATGGGACCGTCTGAGTCGACGACGATCTTGCGAAACCGACCTCCAGCAGTCGCTGCCTGCTCTTGGGACTTCGACAAGTCGATCATCTCCTTACTGTCGATGTGCCGCACTTCCCTCAGATCGATGTCGGCAGGAGGCTCGCCCTCGTTAACCTCCTCGACGAAACGAAGCTTGAGAATACTGCGTATCTCGTTGGCCGAGTTAGATCCCTGGATGCGCTTTAACTCATCCGGAGTAACACAGAAGCATCCCGCCACTGCCCGTCGCGGATAGCGAAAACGGACAAAAGGTAATATGTTCCAAAAGCGGATTCTTTCGTACATGACTAGGCGAACTTCCGCGCAAGCCAGGCTCGTAGACTCAACCGGAGACGCCTCTTAGTCCGCATACCAGCCGACGCTACAGGAACCACGGGTTGCTCTTGAATCGAGAACATGGTCATCACCGCCTCCAGCAGGCCCGTCTCGAAGTCGTTCTTGGTCTCCACCTCCAAGGCCGCCAGCAGCTCCAGCGTCACATCTAGACTCAGTCTGGGCTCAGCTCCGTCTCCTATGCTTCTGTCATATACCCATATAAGCATTTTCCACCAGTTCTCCCGCTCAACACGCTCCCGCTCTGCTTTGGCATCCGCCCCATGGCGTTCAGTAGCGGCATCGCGGTCTTTCTTGCCCTCTTTTCTTTCTTCGACAATTTTGTGTTTCGCTGATTTATACGCAACAATTGCGGCAATCAGTGCAGCAGCGCCACCAAAACCAGGCGTATTAAACCAATTCGCAAACCAGTCCAGAGTCTCGGGGAGCCATTCCCCGAACCACGCTCTTGTGATATCCCATCTAGATTCATGCCGCATGACTCTTTGGTCGTTCAGCCGAGGGTGAGACTTTTCATCTACCCATTGGTAGGTTTGAGCTTGACAACCGACCCTCGACCAAATATCCGACTTGCGAACTAGGGAGCTATCACGTGCCTCGACCCATTCGGGCCGTCTTCTTCGATGTTGGCGAGACCTTGGTTGACGAGACCAGGGAGTACGGAACGTGGGCTGACTGGCTGGGTGTACCTCGACACACGTTCTCTGCTGTGTTCGGCGCGGTCGTCGCCCGGGGCCTGGACTACCGCGAGACATTCCAGCATTTCCGTCCTGACTTCGACCTAGCGGCGGAACGACGGAAGCGCATCGATGCTGGCGATGGTGAGACTTTCGCTGAAGGCGATCTGTACCCGGATGCTCGTGCGTGCCTGGCGGCTCTGCGAGAACTGGAGGTAGTCGTCGGGATCGCCGGAAACCAGACGGCGAGGGCTGAGGAAATCCTGCGGGCTCTGGATCTGCCGATGGATGTTCTGGGTACCTCAGAGAGCTGGAACGCTGAGAAGCCCTCTACTGCCTTTTTTGAGCGGCTGGTCCAGGAGGCCAACTGCGAGGCAGGCGAGATCCTGTACGTGGGTGACCGGCTGGACAACGACCTGCTGCCGGCTCTGGAGGTTGGGCTTGAAGCTGCGGTGATCAGGCGCGGGCCGTGGGCGCATATCTGGGCGGACCGTCCTGAGTTGGCGCGTTGTCTTTTCCAGCTCGACGGTCTCGCAGAACTGCCCAGCCTGGTGGAGAAGCACAACCAGCAGTTCGCGTAATGGGCTGAGGTCAGCTGGCCGCCGCGATGAGAGTCCGGGCGCGGCTCATGGTGTCATCGGTTGATGACACGGGTAGTCGTTCCCGGACATCCGCGAACTGCGAGGTGGCCCGGTGCGAAGTAACGAGTGGTAGGTCGGCCTCGACGCTGAGCACGGTTCGTGCGGCGGCGTCTGGTTGTCCGGCGAGGATCTGGGCGGTGGCGAGTCGGGCTGAGATGAGGACGCGGGAGCGGCGTTCATCGGGGCCACGGTGGGTCAGGGATGCCTGTAGGTGGTCGATGGCCTGGGTAGGGCGGCCGAGGTGGACGAGTACGGCGCCGGTCTGGTGTTCGAGGGCGGCGTGGTTGTAGCCGCCGGTCCAGTGCTGTGCCGATGTGGCTCGTTCGAGGTCTGCCTCTGCGGCGCGTAGGCAGGTTCGCGCTGACCAGTTGTCTCCGACTGAGGCGTGGGCTTCGGCGAGCATGCCGGTCATCCATGCTCGTCGTCGGATGTCGGCGTCTCGGGGCAGCGCTGAGCATGCGGCTTCGGCCAACTCCACGGCGCGGTGGGTGTGGCCGAGTTCGACGGCTTGAAGCGCCAGTGCGCGTAGGGCGGTTGCGCGGGCGGCACCGTCCTTGGCCTCGTCGGCCAGGCGGGCAGCGGTGATGTAGTAGCGCTGGGCCTGGCCGGCGCGGCCAGCGTCGGAGGACATCCAGCCGGCGAGGTAGGCCAGTTGAGCAGCTGCGGCGAACAGCGCGGGGCGGTGCCGACCGGTGGTGCCTTCCAGGAGCGGTGTGACTGCGTGCGCCAGGTAGGACGCTGTGGGCGGGAGGGCGTGTTCGCCGCCGAAGAGGTCGTCGGCTCGGGAGAACTGAGTGGTCATCTCCTGGATGCGGGTGATGTCGGACGGGCCTATGCGTGTCGGCTTGCCGCTGTTGTCCCGGGTGGGGAGTTCCCATGGCCTGGTTGGGACGCTCAGAGCGGCCAGGGTGTAGAGGCTTCCGGCGTTCAGGAAGGATCGTCGGTCCATGTCCTGCCTCCCGAGTCGGGTCAACCGGGCTACGGCGTCCCCGTGCCAGGGATTGTCCGGCCCGTCCTGGTCGCGTGAGGTCCACCCGAGGTCGTCTGCGGTGACGTCGGGTCTGTGCAGGAGTCTGCTCATGGCCTCGACGATCACCGGGACTGCCTCGGTTCGCGGCGTGGTCCCCGTTCTCCAGTGTGCGAGCGTGCTCTTGTCCGGGTACAGCACCCGGCCGCCGGTCTCGATGCTGACCGCGTGGATCTCGGCGGCGATCTCGGCCAGGGTGCGGCTGGTCGCCTCGACTGCGGCTTGCCAGCGTTCGTTGATGATCGGACGCCTTCGTTCCGTCATGGCTACCGTCCCCGTGGTCGCGCAGCAACCCTCCGCAACAGACAGGGTCCTCCGCCGGTTGCAACCCGCGCAATGCCGACCGGCGGGTATTCAACTCGTTTCAACGGCTCTGAGGCTTCTCGTCGTCCTGGTCGCGTCCGACACTCGAAGTACCGAGTGCACACGGTGTCCCATCACGGAAACAGCTTCGCTGCATCAGTTTTCGATGAGAGGAACAACATGACCACCGAAACGACCTCAACGCTCGCGCCGGTCAGCGTCACCATGCCGGTGCCCTTCACGCCGGAATGGTCGCGGATCGACGGCATCACCGTGGACGGCCCGACGGTCACCGTGGATCCGGCCCGCTACTTCTTCCGCTACGAGAACCCGTCGTGGCTGCTGGTGGACTGGGACCTGGTCCGCCGGGAGCTGCTGGACCACCCGCAGGAAAGCACGGGCCAGGCGCTGGAACAGCGGGCGTTGGAGTTCGTGCAGGAGCACGGGCGGGTGACCACCTCGCCGGCCGACGTCCTGGTCGCGGCTTACAAGGTGGCCGAGTACCTGTACCGGGACATCGACATTCCCGGGGTCGAGGTGACTGAGCAGCAGCTGACGGCGCTGCGCGAAGCGACGACGCTCATGGCGCTGAACCGGGTCGAGTTGGACGGGCACATGTCGAACGTGGGTTCCTGCTGGTTCTTCCCGGTGGCCACTTCGGTCGTGTTCGATTTCAGCCACGAAGAGGGCGAGGCGCTGGACGAGATCTATCACGGGGGCTGGTTCAACGAGAACCGCCGCCGGGATGCCGTCCTGGCTCACGTGGCCCTCGGTGGCCGGCTGGTGCACGGGTGCCAGGCGAGCGCTGACATGTCCGGCGGGTGCGTGCTGGCCTACGGCACCGACCTGGACGGGTTCCGGTCGGAGCTGAACGGGCTCAAGGCCGAGTGGATCGAACGCGTCGCCGCAATGCGGCCCTGACCTGCTGAGACTGGCGCGGGTCCGTCCTCCCTCCGGACGGGCCCGCGTCCTCACCTGGAAGGAAACGAGCGATGCATGTGGACGCAACCGTGAACCTCAGGGCTTGGGACATCATCGGCGGTGAGACCGATGCCCACAGTAAAAGCATTATCCCGCAAGACATTCAGTGGACAGCGTGGCCGGATCTCGAACCGAACCATTCCATCCTCGGCGATCCCGCCGGCCTCGATGTGATCGAGCTTGGGTGCGGAACCGGTGAGCACGTCGCCTGGTCCGCAGTGCAAGGTGCGCGGACTGTGCTCGGGGTGGATATCTCGCCCGGTCGCCTGGCCGTCGCGGAGCAGCGGTTCGGCGGTCTGCCCGGTGTCCGCTGGATGTGTGGGGATGCTGAGTCCGTGCTGCCTGGGCTGTCGCCGGTCGATCTGGTCCTGTCCGTGTTCGGGGCGCTCTGGTACTCGGATCCCGACGTCCTTCTCCCCGCGATCGTCGCTCGGTTGCGTCCGGGCGGGGTGCTGGCAGCCTCGGTAGGCGCGCCTCGTCCACTGGATCTCCCTGGCCGGCGGGTCGATCACTACCGAGCAGAGGACGGACGTCGGTTACCGGTGATCCACTACGTCTACGGCCCCAAGACCTGGGCCGCTCTGCTGGACCGGCATGGCCTCACCCTGCAACACCTGGTCGCGGTCACCGGGCCGACTGGTCACACGACGCTCGTCTTTCGGGCTCAGTACCAGCAGGAAGAGAGCACTTGCCGCCATCAACAGACCACAGGCGGCGAACGCTCCAGGCGGTGAGACAGAGACAAGGATGGGCAGGCTGGCCATAGCGAGCATGCCGCCGACGTGGATACCGGTGGTGTAGAGCGTCATCGCTCGTAGCCGCTCGGGGCCGGCCAACAGGGACAACCGGGTTCGCAGCGTCACGTCACCGATGGGGACAAGCACGCTGAACGCTGCGGTCAGGATCAGCAGCACGGGGAGGTTCCCGGCAGCAGCGAACCCGGCCAGGATCAGACCTCGGACAATCCACGAGGACGCCAGGATGGTCAGCCATCGTCCGGGCAACCGGGTGTTACCGACCAAGAGATTCCCAGCCAGCGATCCGATGCCGAGACAGGTGATGACCAGGGCATACGCGTCCGGTCCAGCGTCGAGCTGGGTGGCCAGTAGCACCGGGACCCCAACCGTCGTCACCCCGTAGAGGGCTTGGCCGATGTTGTCGATCAGCACTGACCAGGCAAGAGCCGGATGCCGGCCGGCCACTGCGCGCGCGGTCGGCGCGTCCTCGGTGGCCTTGGGATCGCTTGAGGTCGTAGGGACGGGTGCCAGGCTCGGTGCGTGTCTCGCCAACCATGCCAGGGCCAGGGCGGATACGCCGAACGTGGCTGCGTCGATGTAAAAGAGGACGTCCGTGGCGACCACGGTGAGGATTACGGCGGCGGCCCCTGGGCCAACGATCCATGTCACCCGGCCGGTGACGTCCATAAGCCCGGTGACCGGGCGGACCTGCTCGGCGGGGACCAGCTCGGGCAGCAGTGCGGCTCGGGCAGGGTCACTCAGGGCGTCAGCTGTGCCAATGCCGACGATGACCACGAGGACGCCGGCCAGGCCGAGTGAGTCCCATAGCCAGGGCAGGGCAGCGACGAGAGGGATCTGTACTGCCTCGATCCTGGCCAGGGCCCGAAAAGAAGCTATGCGGGCGATGATTCGTCGACCAAAGAGCCCGATCAGGATGTGCGGGACGGATTCGGCGATGACGACGATGCCCAAAGCGAGCGCTCCGGACTTCTCCCACGCTGTCCAGGCGAGTGCGAGAGTGAAGAACCTGTCGCCAAACACGCTCAGCAGCTCGGCTAGCCAGAGCACGAGCACGCGGCGATGGCGAAGCAATCGGATGTACTGCATGCGACTTCCCCCGAGGTCGGCACTGGAAGACCGGCCGAGACTAGAGGAAGTGGACGGCTACCCGCAGGGAAACCAGGCAGGTCCGGGGCTTGCTACGCCAGGTTCAGTTCAAGCTGAATGAAGACCGGAAGAGTGGGTTTGCGCACGCGAGGACGGGGCTTGCGCGGCGGCAGAGGACGGCGGACACGGGCGAATCGCCCCAGGGCATCACGCAGCAACAGAACGGGAAACCAGGAGTGCGGGGTGCGTCGGCGGTTCATCGGCTCCGTCCTCCCTTTGGTGGTCTCGCCGCGGTGCCGGCCGTTCTTGCCGGTCCCGCTGCGGGCACCAGGTACCGCGTCCCGGGAGGCTCGCAATCAAGTTCGCCGCAGCGACCTCGTCTCCCGGCAGCTGCACGGAGTGCAGACCTGAACCGGGCTGGGACTGCGGACTTGATTGGGAGTCGGGACGTGGTACCTGAAGGTGAGCCAAGAAACAAAGATGATTGAGAAATGTCACTTACGGCCAGAGCATCGAAAGGACATCCTTGAAGGAGGCCATTTGCTAGCGGATAACCAGATCCCCAAGCACGGAATTTCCCCTTTCATAAGATTATTCGGACGATAGGCTATTGGGTTCTATTGATGGATCTGAAGCTGCGGCTTCGACAGCTCCCGATAAACTCATGAGCATTGCCTCGGGATCACGAAGGGCCATCCAATCATTTCTTTCCAAGACATGCCGTTCGGTTGCCGTTAACGTTTTCACCTGGACGTGACTTCGACCGTTGCCGTCCGTGATCTTTATGAGAAGGACATCCCCAAGCACAGCGGCGAAGTTGTTAATACCTTCGGCTGCCTTCATCAGATTGAGAGTCGTCTGTGACCTCGTTTGATCGATAGCGGCCGACCTTTCATGAACAAGAGCATCTTCTAGGCCCTGCGCAAGCCTTCGAGTCGCTCGCTGAGCCTCGTCAGGCGTGTAGTCAGCAGTCAATCGCACCCAAAATTTTTGATACCAGGAACCCTGCAGGGCTGGACCAATTTCGGATACTTCCTGCCCGGCCTCCACGGCCATATGCTTTAACGCTGCCACAAATGCACGGGCTTCCGCTGGCAGGACCATTGAATCAACAATAAACAGGGCGCCATCCTGAGAATAGGGATGCTTTGTGATGCTTCTGCCACGATTCTCAGTCACGTCAAGGCGAGGAGCGAAGCCTACATACTCCTCTGGCTTCCAACCTGGCAGAGCCCCCATCCGAAGAAGGTTTCTCACCTGGCGAATTCGCGAAATAAGGCCGTCCACCACCGCCGCATGACGGGTTTTATGGCTCTTCCCGTTACGCAACAGATCCACAGCATCCATCAACTGGTCACGAAGATCGCCCTCCGCGAGATCGGGGTGCCGAATGACAGTCGCGAAGGCGTGGAGCATCTGGTTATAAACTTCGGCACTGAAAGATCGATTGGGATCAGCCAAGGCCCATTCAATCGCCTGATCCGTTAGGTGAATAAGTATGTGCACACGACGAACCAAGGAGTCGATCTCACTCGTTCGTGCATTGATAGGTGTCGGCATTTGTCCCCCAGTCGCTAGCTCAAGAACCGAGGCTATACCTGTCGCGCTCTGGATCACCACGCTGCCGTAGAGTGTGACGGAGAGTCTGCCGTAGGAACATCCTTGACTAGTTGACAGCATTACTGTGCTAGACCGAACCTGCCACTTAGTTGCTGGGGCACCTCCAGAACCTTGGGGTGAGAACACGGTCCATTAACTTGATTGGTCATTACCGATCATGC
This genomic interval from Kineosporia corallincola contains the following:
- a CDS encoding right-handed parallel beta-helix repeat-containing protein, with the protein product MLTTPKAVAATVAAAALLALAGQTVASAANPEDCIASGTGQDIQDALSGEGAVAELCASAVFELTTPIRFSAANQAIQTVGRPTGDTRAVLRVTGAGQATAIEGGGRSGIAVRSIQVDGNRPALGRIEGGSGLLEIGGDVTGLVVENNHFYEPRGWSALHLAEGVVRSGVPGCQGATVTGNQVGPSGTPDGWADGISLACGTSTVRNNTITDATDGAVVVFGAPGSQITDNTIVAQNRTLLGGINMVDYGPMDGNYEGTVVSRNTIRADGALVKIGLAMGPGVWSCTDTVVTGGTVTDNTLEGSTMGYGYAVNGVKDFTITGNTDRSTHVGIPNGTCDGTNPEPAGFLSDTVQGGTVQSDFQQTSLNFLLGISHQSASSPLPAEGDTIALRSRTTGKWVQADPNGKTALVATITSAGVWEKFDVEDAGEGLVALRAQANDSLVTAENSGAEPLIANRTALGPWEKFAVLRNDDGSVSLQADVDHEYVRVQSGTSRLLSDTTERGQAEKFDLLVS
- a CDS encoding aldo/keto reductase — its product is MQTRILGKNGPTVSALGLGAMGMSGAYGVADRGESIATVHAALDAGVTLIDTGDFYAAGHNELLLAEALRDRPRDSYLLSVKTGLLLRPGGMPGGNDARPEAIRSNLTYSLTRLGTDHVDIYRPARLDPAVPIEETVGAIKELVEAGLVRYVGLSEMNAETIRRAHAVHPISDLQIEYSLISRAVETEVLPTLRELGIGLTAYGVLSRGLISGHWTTERTTRPADSDHRALSPRFAADNVEHNLALVEELRKIAAARDCTVAQLAIAWVAAQDPAVVPLVGARTRTRLAEALPAAQLELTADELALIERAVPAGSARGDRYPSAFMANLGVGN
- a CDS encoding helix-turn-helix transcriptional regulator, with product MEREQLADFLRRRREAIRPGEVGLADGPRRRTAGLRREEVAQLAGMSVDYIVRLEQGRSSQPSTQLLASLARALRLTDDETSHLFHLAGHQPPPSEGVAQLARAGLVRLLHLLEGASGMVISDLGQVLAQNRTSLLLSGNHMDLAGDRRYLLWRWFTEPGNRGTHPRENQEHHSRQLVADLRATFGRRPGDPEVTGLVQRLAARSSDFRRLWDEHEVAVRRADRKTLLHPRVGPLLMDCETLVTPDLRQQLLVLTPADDESRERMDLLRVLGVEEFPSGLPTSRR
- a CDS encoding HAD family hydrolase, yielding MPRPIRAVFFDVGETLVDETREYGTWADWLGVPRHTFSAVFGAVVARGLDYRETFQHFRPDFDLAAERRKRIDAGDGETFAEGDLYPDARACLAALRELEVVVGIAGNQTARAEEILRALDLPMDVLGTSESWNAEKPSTAFFERLVQEANCEAGEILYVGDRLDNDLLPALEVGLEAAVIRRGPWAHIWADRPELARCLFQLDGLAELPSLVEKHNQQFA
- a CDS encoding MFS transporter; protein product: MQYIRLLRHRRVLVLWLAELLSVFGDRFFTLALAWTAWEKSGALALGIVVIAESVPHILIGLFGRRIIARIASFRALARIEAVQIPLVAALPWLWDSLGLAGVLVVIVGIGTADALSDPARAALLPELVPAEQVRPVTGLMDVTGRVTWIVGPGAAAVILTVVATDVLFYIDAATFGVSALALAWLARHAPSLAPVPTTSSDPKATEDAPTARAVAGRHPALAWSVLIDNIGQALYGVTTVGVPVLLATQLDAGPDAYALVITCLGIGSLAGNLLVGNTRLPGRWLTILASSWIVRGLILAGFAAAGNLPVLLILTAAFSVLVPIGDVTLRTRLSLLAGPERLRAMTLYTTGIHVGGMLAMASLPILVSVSPPGAFAACGLLMAASALFLLVLSPKDERRVTSRPGDRDQVLQGEAMPVQQSGPGLGAVDVVDHR